Proteins from one Oscillospiraceae bacterium genomic window:
- a CDS encoding glycoside hydrolase family 95 protein yields MPDSNNTLFYHKPASAFTSALPLGNGRIGAMVYGETMHEVVNLNEDTLWTGYPNCDSAPDSSEHYADIKKAALEGRFKDAEAIFEEYISRGNSQTYLPMGDLLLDFDHSDNITEYCRALELERAVATVDYKADGIGYHREYIVSYPHDALVIKISADKAKSVSFKVRLRSRLRSNIYTVDKNKLFIDGEAPSNCYARDADGKVINYMTYSSVPEKRGVQFRGGVSVTLEGGELTAAEDSDFLEVKNANSAVIWFKIATSFNGYDRSPFLDGKDYYGVVKNDLDHVGEYNYDAVVKEHIYDFSEYYLRVRLDLGSSAESDLPTDERLKSFFGTQNDPSLFTLAFNFGRYLMISGSRQGSQPLNLQGIWNDKLFAPWRSNYTTNINTEMNYWPAEMTNLAEMHLPLIEMVKDIAQAGIATARDLYGGKGFCSHHNCDLWRKTTPPGMKGKNISLWAFWPFSSGWLCRHVWEHYEYEPDFSYLRDTAYPILKECSNFYLSMLTETQEGLCFAGGTSPENQFYNKDGVRCMVGKYATMSNAIMRDVFTNTAKCCDVIGDNDFGDLLRKTIQKIVPYKLGSKGQILEYDDDYEENEPGHRHISHLYGMHPGEEINLEQTPDLAMAVRKSLELRGDEGTGWSLGWKINQWARQHDGDHAYQLMCMQLRLVDPDSPMDYSKGGGTYPNLFDAHPPFQIDGNFGFVSGLSELLLQSRGNLVTLLPALPSEFKEGSISGLCAKGGLEVSLTWENGKLKNAIFMPKQNFDAVVRYDGKQVKVRFIAGQEVTFEG; encoded by the coding sequence GTGCCCGACAGCAATAACACGCTTTTTTATCATAAACCCGCGAGCGCTTTTACAAGCGCTCTTCCGCTCGGTAACGGACGGATCGGTGCGATGGTTTATGGAGAGACGATGCATGAAGTCGTTAATTTAAATGAAGATACACTTTGGACCGGATATCCCAATTGCGACAGCGCGCCCGACAGTTCGGAACATTATGCCGACATAAAAAAGGCGGCTCTTGAGGGTCGGTTTAAGGATGCCGAAGCAATCTTTGAGGAATACATCTCACGCGGCAACAGCCAAACCTATCTTCCGATGGGCGATTTGTTGCTTGATTTCGATCACTCTGACAATATCACTGAATATTGCCGCGCTTTGGAACTGGAACGTGCAGTTGCTACGGTTGATTATAAGGCGGATGGTATCGGTTATCATCGTGAATACATTGTCTCCTATCCGCACGATGCATTAGTCATAAAAATCAGCGCGGATAAAGCAAAATCGGTGAGCTTTAAAGTTCGTTTAAGAAGTCGTCTGCGCAGCAATATTTACACGGTAGATAAAAACAAACTGTTTATAGACGGCGAGGCACCGTCCAACTGTTATGCCCGCGATGCTGACGGTAAAGTAATTAACTACATGACCTACAGCAGTGTACCCGAAAAACGCGGCGTTCAATTTCGTGGCGGTGTCAGCGTGACACTCGAAGGCGGGGAATTAACCGCAGCAGAGGACAGCGACTTTCTTGAGGTGAAGAACGCCAATTCAGCGGTGATTTGGTTCAAGATCGCGACCAGTTTTAACGGCTATGACCGCTCGCCGTTCTTGGACGGAAAAGATTACTACGGCGTTGTAAAAAATGATCTTGACCATGTCGGCGAATACAATTATGACGCAGTTGTGAAGGAACATATTTATGATTTTTCCGAATATTATCTGCGTGTACGGCTTGACCTCGGCTCATCTGCCGAAAGCGATTTACCCACGGATGAGCGTTTAAAAAGCTTTTTTGGAACGCAGAATGATCCCTCGTTGTTTACGCTGGCTTTTAACTTCGGGCGTTATCTGATGATTTCCGGCTCCCGGCAGGGCAGCCAACCGTTGAATCTGCAGGGCATCTGGAACGATAAACTCTTTGCTCCGTGGCGTTCCAACTATACCACGAACATCAACACCGAAATGAACTACTGGCCCGCCGAGATGACAAATTTAGCTGAGATGCACCTGCCGCTGATTGAGATGGTAAAGGACATTGCACAAGCCGGTATCGCCACAGCAAGGGATCTATACGGCGGAAAAGGTTTTTGTTCCCATCACAACTGCGACCTTTGGCGCAAGACGACCCCTCCGGGCATGAAGGGCAAAAACATCTCGCTCTGGGCTTTCTGGCCGTTTTCCTCGGGTTGGCTGTGCCGCCATGTTTGGGAGCATTACGAATACGAACCCGATTTCTCCTATTTACGTGACACTGCTTATCCGATTTTAAAAGAATGCTCGAATTTTTACCTCTCCATGCTGACTGAGACCCAAGAAGGTCTGTGTTTCGCCGGCGGCACCTCACCCGAAAATCAATTTTATAATAAAGACGGCGTCCGCTGCATGGTCGGTAAATACGCCACGATGTCCAACGCCATCATGCGTGATGTGTTCACCAACACCGCCAAATGCTGTGATGTAATCGGGGATAATGATTTTGGCGATTTGCTGCGTAAAACGATTCAAAAAATTGTACCGTATAAACTCGGCTCAAAGGGCCAGATTCTTGAATATGATGACGATTATGAGGAGAACGAACCGGGTCATCGCCATATCTCCCATCTTTACGGTATGCACCCGGGTGAGGAGATCAACCTCGAACAGACGCCGGATTTGGCAATGGCGGTCAGAAAATCGCTTGAATTGCGCGGAGACGAAGGTACCGGCTGGAGTTTGGGTTGGAAGATCAACCAGTGGGCCCGTCAGCATGACGGTGACCACGCTTATCAGTTGATGTGTATGCAGCTGCGCTTGGTCGATCCCGATTCGCCGATGGATTACAGCAAGGGCGGCGGTACCTACCCCAATTTGTTCGATGCGCACCCGCCGTTCCAGATCGACGGCAATTTCGGTTTTGTCTCGGGGCTTTCCGAATTGTTGTTACAATCCCGCGGTAATTTGGTGACCTTGCTTCCGGCGCTGCCTTCGGAATTCAAAGAAGGCAGCATCAGCGGCCTGTGCGCCAAAGGAGGTCTCGAAGTCTCGCTGACCTGGGAAAACGGTAAATTGAAAAACGCTATTTTCATGCCGAAACAGAATTTTGACGCTGTCGTCCGTTATGACGGAAAACAGGTGAAAGTTCGCTTTATCGCCGGCCAGGAGGTCACTTTCGAGGGTTAA
- a CDS encoding helix-turn-helix transcriptional regulator: MMEIKICESIKNLRKETGLGQDALAEALGVSVQAVSKWETGNSLPDVALLPGIAEFFGVTVDYLFFGPRESVAEIDVPFTDDGILRVVQFIGRKMITKNVFEKNRDLRESFIPLAIDKIYKNEPVSIEIWGSAKIDGDIGGYVEARDSVNCGNIGGYVKAGDGVNCGNVGGYVEAGDSVNCGSVGARVQAGDCVNCGPVGTRVEAGDSVRCGPVGGNVSAGDSVNCGDVNGNVECDGDIYCGEIKGDAHCEGDIHIEKSEKSFLS; this comes from the coding sequence ATGATGGAGATCAAAATTTGCGAGAGCATAAAAAATCTGCGCAAGGAGACGGGGCTCGGTCAGGACGCGCTGGCTGAAGCGCTCGGCGTCAGTGTGCAGGCGGTCAGCAAATGGGAGACCGGCAATTCCCTGCCCGACGTGGCGCTGCTGCCGGGTATCGCCGAGTTTTTCGGCGTGACGGTGGATTACTTATTTTTTGGACCTCGGGAATCCGTTGCGGAAATCGATGTGCCGTTTACGGATGACGGTATACTGCGTGTGGTGCAATTTATCGGAAGAAAGATGATAACCAAAAACGTGTTTGAAAAGAATCGGGATCTGCGTGAATCCTTTATTCCGCTCGCCATTGATAAAATTTATAAAAACGAGCCCGTTTCGATCGAGATCTGGGGCAGCGCGAAAATCGACGGGGACATTGGCGGATACGTCGAAGCAAGAGACAGTGTCAACTGCGGCAACATCGGTGGTTATGTGAAAGCGGGAGACGGCGTCAACTGCGGCAATGTCGGTGGTTATGTGGAAGCGGGAGATAGTGTTAACTGCGGCTCTGTCGGCGCTCGAGTCCAAGCGGGAGACTGTGTTAACTGCGGCCCTGTCGGTACCCGCGTCGAGGCCGGAGACAGCGTTCGATGCGGTCCTGTGGGTGGTAATGTCAGCGCCGGAGATTCGGTGAATTGCGGCGATGTCAACGGCAATGTCGAATGTGACGGCGACATCTATTGCGGCGAAATCAAAGGCGATGCGCACTGTGAGGGTGATATCCACATTGAGAAATCAGAAAAATCGTTTTTATCGTAA